In Nostoc sphaeroides, the genomic window TTTGCAGGACAACAAGCGTGCTACTTTGGTTGGTACTCAAACCTTTGGTAAGGGACTAGTGCAATCGGTGCGTCCCCTGGAAGATGGCTCAGGATTGGCGGTAACAATTGCTCATTACTATACCCCCAACGGTACAGATATTAATCATAAAGGTATTAGTCCAGATGTAAAGGTAGATTTGAGTAAAGCCCAGATGGAGGAGTTATGGCTCCATGAACGCGACAAACTCGCTACTTTAGCAGATCCCCAATTCGCTAAAGCAGTAGACGTAATAGGTAAAAAAATTGCCGCTAAGGGCGCAGCCACAGCAGAAAAATGAAGAGTGGGGAATAAAGTTAGGAGTGAATAGTGAGGAGTTAGGAATAAAAACCATCATTGTGAACTCCTAACTCCTGTACAGACGCGATTAATCGCGTCTTAAACTGGTTGGCACTTTCCAGCCCTAATAAGCCCGACACGACGAGCGATCGCTTCTTCTTGCGAACTAAAAGGCCCCCACTGTTCTATAATCTCTACATTATCGTCGCCAACTTTGTCGCTGGGGACAATTTCGCAATTACCTACAGAACGCTTGATAATATACCAAGTTTGTGATTCATTCATACTTTAAATAAATATTTGTTTTTTACAGTAAAGATTCTACGGCATATAGAAAATATTCTCGCGTGTATGCGATTACATCGGATCTGATTTAGCTATAGGCTACACCCACCAACCAGTCCCTTACAGCCATAAATTTGCTATTTGCCCTTGGCTACCCACTAATGAATTTTAATAAAAATATAAAGTGAACTTAAATAAATAGATAAATTAATATCTATAATACATATATAATACTTTTAAACTTCAAGGGATTGATATGCGTTTACCTATCATTATCAGTGTCGGGTTATTGCTATCTTTCGGACTGAACCTACCAGTAATGTCCAAATCTCCCATAGAGATAGCACAATCGCCAGCGAAGAGTAACTTGAACCTAAAGCGAGCAGAAAAGCGATTAGAATTTAATCGCAATTTCTGGAATCAGAAAAATATTTCCAACTATGACTATACTTTGAGCAATAGTTGCTTTTGTATAGGCGATGCTAGGGGGCCAGTAGTAATTAAAGTACGTAATGGTCAAACAAGTTCTATCACTTCTGTAGCTACAGGTAAAGATGTTAAAGAATACTTTCAAAATTACAACACAATTCCTAAACTGTTTGATGTGATTCAAGATGCTATAAAACGTAAGGCCTTCAGCCTGAATGTGCGGTACAATCCTCAATACGGCTATCCAACCCAAATTGATATCGATTACAGCAGTCAGATAGCTGATGAAGAAAGATATCTCACCATTGAGAATTTTAAGGTAATTAAATAGCTGCCACTGCAAACAGAAAATTAGAGATTAAGGCAATAGG contains:
- a CDS encoding transposase family protein is translated as MNESQTWYIIKRSVGNCEIVPSDKVGDDNVEIIEQWGPFSSQEEAIARRVGLIRAGKCQPV
- a CDS encoding DUF6174 domain-containing protein, translating into MRLPIIISVGLLLSFGLNLPVMSKSPIEIAQSPAKSNLNLKRAEKRLEFNRNFWNQKNISNYDYTLSNSCFCIGDARGPVVIKVRNGQTSSITSVATGKDVKEYFQNYNTIPKLFDVIQDAIKRKAFSLNVRYNPQYGYPTQIDIDYSSQIADEERYLTIENFKVIK